The Plasmodium brasilianum strain Bolivian I chromosome 14, whole genome shotgun sequence genome contains a region encoding:
- a CDS encoding heptatricopeptide repeat and RAP domain-containing protein encodes MNSLRKGCLTLNRVRHIRTGKFKDLINYNNILEKRDQNFKREKNKYNVKDVSILELLSVQDIKSTQPKKYKKKKIEHNDDINIKHSYDKRINYNYSEKGNNEFKDKVVKSDTRDMESFNTLEANYNSKHVNRSSGIRIGYERKPKDDEKVFKNKEGKNSNDNIRAFNSNLGRSNGKHRDYWIRNMGVEKRQWLKKYICLTSFTITNSYINKKYHIDIKKKKQKEKGKEKEMMENGYSIFERRSLQLLDELKRKGQKEEERRKVEKAGAKNEENDAVNKNAKGLQTDSVDYENKNKIIKRIYKASINHVRDENLWKKYVQNSFVISSYLDASDVAILFWCFGKIGYRDNRLINLLSTIILKKINDLSCCAIALVLNSFKKLEIKKYDTIELLTNQFCFHISKWTFQDIALVANSLAFFYIYHKTFWKKCILKLQNNFCFSHPLHLCLIVSSLARLDIREGNVLLCLSRSAKRLAKECTPNNLSLIIHSFAKLKFHHPKFYNYLYIFVHKYLDEQLLSCNYCEYTTLNKSSTGEDLKKYRNSNPDGLLSIQQDIHNLNIVHDNYTNVGGIHNSTEPDHLVCNEEEGNSSIINDHKKTYFNRQHTEDTRVNIKEGKILVTSTDEYDGKEMSCRKIKEEKIRNVFINNTNSSNNINERTKSSLHVTYKNKFFDLQSLVLLLFSCTCLISCTEQMILKLTYLIMPHKEHLGNHKIEKLKYVSDYLQYAFPSTFEKFSRDIKDFYHYIDTYDIKKKKSKYCARWISELSRILGKINVNHLKNVYINNICVDIMLTEANVIIQCLGPYSYYINSLVSTSICDLKKYILQKKKYNVVPLSYHDWNKLNDYEEKIHFLYAFGRNAASCLFLSSNKEKLSTEQVRMVSSVDITDTTNADDTADTTNADDTADITNADDTADITNDDDTADITNADDTADITNADDTADTTNSMNGVSFTTVGGKTLHSENCRSRQNDEYNKKIDNSLEFGKEFKNSTDRMDIHKNYSSDEDSEIIDFIKRSGDTNAERDHTNADYDDIGRIKKYLKGEKQ; translated from the coding sequence ATGAATTCCCTGAGAAAAGGCTGCTTAACGTTGAATAGAGTAAGACATATAAGAACAGGAAAATTTAAGGacttaataaattataacaatattttaGAGAAAAGGgatcaaaattttaaaagagaaaaaaataaatataatgtaaagGACGTAAGTATCTTGGAATTACTGAGCGTTCAAGATATTAAAAGTACACaaccaaaaaaatataaaaagaaaaaaattgaacataATGATGATATAAACATTAAGCACAGTTATGACAagagaataaattataattattccgAAAAGGGAAATAATGAGTTTAAGGATAAGGTAGTAAAAAGTGATACGCGTGATATGGAAAGTTTTAACACATTAGAAGCAAATTATAATAGCAAACATGTGAACAGAAGTAGCGGAATCAGGATTGGATATGAAAGAAAACCAAAAGACGATGAAAAggtatttaaaaataaggaaggaaaaaatagtaatgataatataagaGCATTTAATTCAAATCTAGGTAGGTCTAATGGAAAACACAGGGATTATTGGATCCGAAATATGGGTGTAGAGAAGAGACAGTGgcttaaaaaatacatttgcCTGACCAGTTTTACAATTACCaatagttatataaataagaagtatcatattgatataaaaaagaaaaaacaaaaggaaaagggaaaggaaaaagaaatgatGGAAAATGGTTATTCAATTTTTGAAAGAAGGTCTTTGCAGCTTCTAGATGAGCTTAAAAGGAAAGGCCAAAAGGaagaagaaagaagaaaagtaGAAAAAGCTGGAgcgaaaaatgaagaaaacgATGCAGTTAACAAAAACGCGAAAGGTCTGCAAACAGATTCGGTAGACTACgaaaataagaacaaaattattaaaaggaTATACAAAGCTTCAATAAATCATGTAAGAGATGAAAATTTgtggaaaaaatatgttcaaaactcatttgttatttcttcatatttagATGCAAGTGACGTagcaattttattttggtGTTTTGGTAAAATAGGGTATAGAGATAATAGATTAATAAACCTATTAAGTActattatattgaaaaagataaatgatTTAAGCTGTTGTGCTATTGCACTGGTATTaaatagttttaaaaaattagaaataaaaaaatatgatactattgaattattaacaaatcaATTTTGCTTTCATATATCTAAATGGACATTTCAAGATATAGCATTGGTGGCTAATTCtttagcttttttttatatatatcataaaacgttttggaaaaaatgtattttaaaattacaaaataatttttgtttttcacaTCCCTTACATTTATGTCTAATTGTATCTTCTCTAGCACGACTAGATATTAGAGAAGGTAATGTGCTCCTATGTTTGAGTAGATCAGCCAAGAGGTTAGCAAAAGAATGTACACcaaataatttatctttaattattcattcttttgcaaaattaaaatttcatcatccaaaattttataattatttgtatatatttgttcataaGTATTTGGATGAGCAGTTGTTATCGTGTAACTATTGTGAATATACCACATTAAATAAATCTTCTACAGGagaagatttaaaaaaatacagaaatTCAAATCCTGATGGATTATTATCAATTCAGCAagatatacataatttaaatatcgTACACGATAATTACACAAATGTAGGGGGTATCCATAATAGTACGGAACCTGATCATCTCGTCTGTAATGAAGAAGAAGGTAATAGCAGTATTATAAATGATCATAAGAAgacatattttaatagaCAGCATACAGAGGATACGAGAGTAAACAttaaagaaggaaaaatattagtTACTTCCACAGATGAATATGATGGGAAAGAAATGAGTTgtagaaaaataaaggaggaaaaaataagaaatgtttttataaataatactaacagcagcaataatataaatgaaagaaCTAAGTCATCATTACATGTGacctataaaaataaatttttcgaTCTACAGTCTTTAGTATTACTACTCTTCTCATGCACTTGTTTAATCTCTTGTACAGAGCAAATGATTTTGAAACTaacttatttaataatgCCTCATAAAGAACACTTAGGAAAtcataaaattgaaaaattaaaatacgtGAGTGATTATTTACAGTATGCTTTTCCATCaacatttgaaaaattttccaGGGATATAAAAGATTTCTATCATTATATTGATActtatgatataaaaaaaaaaaaatcaaaatattgCGCAAGATGGATTAGTGAGTTATCAAGAATcttaggaaaaataaatgtaaatcatttgaaaaatgtttatattaacaatatatgTGTTGATATCATGTTAACAGAAGCAAATGTTATTATTCAGTGTTTAGGTCCTTATAgctattatattaattcgCTAGTTAGTACATCCATATGtgatttgaaaaaatatattctccaaaaaaaaaaatacaatgtTGTTCCTTTAAGTTACCATGATTGGAATAAGTTAAATGACTACGAggaaaaaattcattttctCTATGCTTTTGGCCGAAACGCGGCAAGCTGCCTTTTTCTTAGCTCTAATAAGGAAAAACTAAGCACAGAACAAGTGCGCATGGTTAGTAGTGTGGATATTACGGATACTACAAATGCTGATGATACAGCGGATACTACAAATGCTGATGATACAGCGGATATTACAAATGCTGATGATACAGCGGATATTACAAATGATGATGATACAGCGGATATTACAAATGCTGATGATACAGCGGATATTACAAATGCTGATGATACAGCGGATACTACAAATTCGATGAATGGCGTATCATTTACAACGGTGGGAGGAAAAACTTTACACAGTGAAAATTGCAGGAGTAGGCAAAATGACGAATATAACAAGAAAATAGACAATTCTTTGGAATTTGGAAAAGAGTTTAAAAACTCAACAGATCGAATGGATATTCACAAAAATTACTCTTCTGATGAAGACAGTGAAATAAttgattttataaaaagaagtgGGGATACGAATGCAGAGAGGGACCATACAAATGCGGATTATGATGACATAGGGcgcattaaaaaatacttgAAGGGTGAAAAACAATAA